From Vigna radiata var. radiata cultivar VC1973A unplaced genomic scaffold, Vradiata_ver6 scaffold_23, whole genome shotgun sequence, the proteins below share one genomic window:
- the LOC106778526 gene encoding uncharacterized protein LOC106778526: MDVDTRSDATRHTDSSDLKKKYSLRTHVVNLAGLINLGKKLKTIKREAFQKRYGNLLNLMEVEVQIPAITALAQYYDSPLRCFTFQDFQLAPTIEEFEHILGLPLEGTTPYQYLEHHASIPTITALMKLHPKELEDRMMMRNQLQGLSQGYLEQYLHHLADKEDWETFMDVLALTIYGIVLFPKIEEFVDYAAIDVFVARKTRSENPVTAVLADVYGTLSFCQERKGKKILCCLPALYTWMTARVFKEMVDFKSLSETLSRQGLKDKGGNDWARFFAGLNERSIKWRLPWLGNKLPIQYCGSFPNVPLIGARYCINYNPLLVQRQFGHPMKGAPSPDYLATLFIYYEDGHFIELLRKVKSAWENVVRAEKDLRSGVVDSRVSYRTWILERVKVIKLPFKPTNSQSVNEEPSQAPENEEVKQLKAEMEKLKVKNARLENELQRACNDLVDMRNDNEEKSRAYENIVKSQKAERDFTFRVK, translated from the coding sequence ATGGATGTTGACACAAGATCCGACGCCACACGACACACTGACTCTTCCGATTTAAAAAAGAAGTATAGTCTAAGGACCCATGTTGTAAATTTGGCCGGACTGATAAACTTGGGCAAAAAGCTCAAGACCATAAAAAGAGAAGCCTTTCAGAAAAGATATGGAAATTTGCTGAATTTAATGGAGGTTGAAGTACAAATACCTGCTATCACAGCCTTGGCCCAATATTACGATTCTCCGCTTCGATGTTTCACGTTTCAAGACTTTCAGTTAGCGCCAACTATAGAGGAGTTCGAGCATATCTTGGGTTTGCCACTGGAGGGTACCACTCCCTATCAATATTTAGAACACCATGCCTCTATACCCACCATCACTGCCCTCATGAAACTACATCCCAAGGAGCTGGAAGAcaggatgatgatgaggaatCAATTGCAGGGGTTGTCACAGGGATATCTGGAGCAATATTTGCATCACCTGGCTGATAAAGAGGATTGGGAAACCTTCATGGATGTTTTAGCCCTCACCATATACGGCATTGTCTTGTTTCCTAAAATAGAAGAATTTGTGGATTACGCCGCAATAGACGTCTTCGTAGCAAGAAAAACAAGGTCAGAAAATCCTGTAACGGCGGTTCTTGCAGATGTTTATGGGACCTTGAGTTTTTGCCAggagagaaagggaaagaagatTCTTTGCTGTTTACCGGCGCTGTATACATGGATGACAGCGCGCGTGTTTAAGGAGATGGTTGACTTCAAGAGTCTGTCGGAGACTTTGTCACGCCAAGGGCTAAAAGATAAGGGAGGAAACGATTGGGCTCGATTTTTTGCTGGCTTAAATGAAAGAAGTATAAAATGGCGTCTTCCTTGGCTTGGAAATAAACTGCCTATACAGTACTGTGGTAGCTTTCCTAATGTGCCTCTTATAGGTGCCCGGTACTGTATCAATTACAACCCCCTTCTAGTGCAAAGACAATTTGGGCACCCCATGAAAGGAGCGCCTTCACCAGATTACCTTGCTACCCTATTCATTTATTACGAAGACGGACATTTCATCGAACTGTTAAGAAAGGTTAAAAGTGCCTGGGAAAATGTTGTTCGAGCAGAAAAAGACTTGAGGAGCGGAGTGGTAGATAGTAGGGTTAGTTATCGTACTTGGATTCTGGAGAGGGTGAAAGTAATCAAGTTGCCTTTCAAGCCGACCAACAGTCAATCAGTTAATGAAGAACCATCCCAAGCCCCAGAGAATGAAGAAGTGAAACAATTAAAGGCTGAGATGGAGAAATTGAAGGTGAAGAATGCTAGACTGGAAAACGAATTACAGAGGGCGTGTAATGATCTTGTGGATATGAGGaatgataatgaagaaaaatcaCGGGCTTATGAAAATATTGTCAAAAGCCAAAAGGCTGAGAGAGATTTTACATTCCGAGTAAAATAG
- the LOC106778525 gene encoding uncharacterized protein LOC106778525: MVGNVSSNFADIIVIGERXEXGLKNGKIAYGSSVVTNSKKPSFNSGKRKEGDVHATSATPVWRGQAPTHNYRPYWGQHPHAANVSFGHQARPQQQPGYYQPQYISTNNWRGGANVSSNVNAGRNTYPRRNQERSYVNFTPIPTTYTELLPQLIKQGLVVICPLKPMQPPYPRGFDADAKCSYHGGAAGHSTKRCLAFKHKVQTLIDSGWLKFQEDKPSIEANPLAGHGSASTNAIEVKEHELVRNAREVRSSRRFILETLFKMGILKGDYDGSMACAFHPDAEHSIEECVQFEEILQDLLDRGLMQVCCKSEEEQVFAQTGDGSSMTLPEPLVIRFTRTTPIPLTQGRSPVVIRVPAPFPYKNEKAVPWRYGTHVVDEPQSVDPSVKNISGIGGMTRSGRFFTPPELARERASDKEMTMTAKAKEXLKGKGAXTEEVPDKEEKREVSEEEACEFLKFIQQSEYKVVEQLNRMPARISLLDLLXHSASHRKLLMKILSEAHVEQGISLNKFEGIVGNIVANNYLTFTDEEIPAEGRGHNKALHVSVKCLDHVIARVLVDNGSSLNVMPKATLEKLPCEGMYMKPSSMIVRAFDGSKREVMGEVELPVQVGPCVFQITFQVMDILPAYSCLLGRPWIHSAGVVPSTLHQKLKYVMGDKLVIVSGEEDLLVSGPSSTRYIEAAEEALETAFQSLEIVGNACVEPFPVKPHLSCASIMMAKIMLKKGYIYGEGLGKYRQGRAFPLEIVENKNRYGLGYKPTKEDRKRMIEERRERSLARAERREPRESKIHIGDIKEFFRSVGWITTGQIAAVEDEDKXQSSSFVWACSPNTQLSNWETLDLPVMLNENKM; this comes from the coding sequence ATGGTGGGGAATGTATCTTCAAATTTTGCTGATATCATTGTGATAGGTGAACGAATNGAGATNGGGTTGAAAAATGGAAAGATTGCATATGGTTCGTCAGTGGTTACAAACTCCAAAAAACCCAGTTTTAACTcaggaaaaaggaaagaaggtGATGTGCACGCAACATCTGCAACCCCTGTGTGGAGAGGTCAGGCTCCCACTCATAACTACCGACCATACTGGGGTCAACATCCACATGCAGCTAATGTATCATTTGGCCATCAAGCCAGGCCTCAGCAACAGCCAGGGTACTATCAACCACAGTACATCTCGACGAATAATTGGAGGGGAGGGGCAAACGTAAGTTCCAATGTGAATGCGGGTCGAAATACTTATCCAAGAAGGAATCAGGAGAGAAGTTATGTTAATTTTACTCCAATTCCTACAACTTATACGGAATTATTGCCTCAGCTTATCAAACAGGGTCTGGTTGTCATTTGCCCCCTGAAGCCTATGCAGCCTCCGTATCCAAGAGGTTTTGATGCAGATGCAAAGTGTAGTTATCATGGAGGGGCCGCTGGTCATTCCACTAAGAGATGTTTGGCTTTCAAACATAAAGTGCAGACCCTAATTGATTCTGGGTGGTTAAAGTTCCAAGAAGATAAGCCTAGTATTGAGGCCAATCCTTTAGCCGGGCATGGAAGTGCTTCGACGAATGCTATCGAAGTGAAAGAACATGAATTGGTGAGAAATGCGAGAGAAGTTAGGAGCTCCAGGAGGTTTATTTTGGAGACGTTGTTTAAAATGGGTATCTTGAAAGGCGATTACGATGGGAGTATGGCATGCGCGTTCCACCCAGATGCTGAGCATTCTATTGAGGAGTGTGTCCAATTTGAAGAAATTTTGCAAGACTTGTTAGATCGTGGTCTGATGCAGGTATGCTGCAAGAGTGAGGAGGAACAGGTATTTGCACAAACTGGTGATGGGTCCAGCATGACTTTACCAGAACCATTGGTGATTCGTTTCACCAGGACTACCCCTATCCCACTGACTCAGGGAAGGTCGCCTGTTGTTATCCGTGTACCAGCCCCTTTTCCTTACAAGAATGAAAAAGCCGTCCCCTGGAGATATGGGACACATGTAGTAGACGAACCACAAAGCGTTGATCCTTctgttaaaaatatatcagGCATAGGTGGAATGACGAGGAGTGGTCGATTTTTCACACCACCGGAGTTGGCACGAGAAAGAGCTAGTGATAAAGAAATGACGATGACTGCAAAGGCAAAAGAATTNTTAAAAGGGAAGGGTGCACANACAGAGGAGGTCCCTGACAAGGAAGAGAAGAGGGAGGTGTCTGAAGAAGAGGCttgtgaatttttaaaattcatacaaCAAAGTGAATATAAGGTGGTGGAGCAGTTAAACCGTATGCCTGCCCGTATATCCTTGTTAGACTTGCTCNTGCATTCTGCTTCACACAGAAAGTTGTTAATGAAGATACTCAGTGAGGCTCACGTGGAGCAAGGTATTTCGTTGAATAAATTTGAGGGTATTGTTGGCAATATTGTTGCTAATAATTACCTCACATTCACGGATGAGGAAATACCTGCTGAGGGAAGAGGGCATAACAAGGCTCTTCACGTCTCTGTGAAATGCCTGGATCATGTTATAGCACGTGTCCTAGTGGACAATGGCTCCTCTTTGAATGTCATGCCGAAAGCAACTTTGGAAAAGTTACCTTGCGAAGGAATGTATATGAAGCCAAGTTCAATGATTGTGAGGGCGTTTGATGGTAGCAAAAGAGAAGTGATGGGGGAAGTGGAATTACCAGTGCAAGTTGGCCCGTGTGTCTTCCAAATAACATTCCAGGTTATGGACATTTTGCCTGCTTATAGTTGTCTGTTGGGGCGCCCGTGGATCCATTCGGCCGGAGTCGTGCCTTCTACATTACATCAGAAGTTAAAATATGTGATGGGGGATAAGCTGGTGATAGTGTCGGGAGAAGAGGATCTTCTTGTGAGTGGGCCATCATCCACGCGCTACATTGAGGCAGCTGAAGAAGCTCTTGAAACAGCCTTTCAATCGTTGGAGATTGTGGGAAATGCTTGTGTGGAGCCGTTTCCAGTAAAACCTCATCTATCTTGTGCTTCTATTATGATGGCCAAGATTATGCTGAAGAAGGGCTATATATATGGAGAAGGTTTGGGCAAATATCGACAAGGGCGAGCATTCCCTCTAGAAATCGTTGAAAACAAGAACAGATATGGCTTGGGATACAAGCCTACCAAAGAAGACAGGAAGAGGATgattgaagaaagaagagagcgCAGTCTAGCTCGTGCGGAAAGGCGAGAGCCCAGAGAGAGCAAAATTCACATTGGTGACATCAAGGAATTTTTTCGCAGTGTTGGGTGGATCACTACTGGCCAGATAGCAGCCGTGGAGGATGAAGACAAGNCTCAGAGCTCGAGTTTTGTGTGGGCTTGTTCCCCTAATACTCAACTCAGCAATTGGGAAACACTGGATTTACCTGTGATGCTTAATGAGAATAAAatgtaa